One Synechococcales cyanobacterium T60_A2020_003 genomic window carries:
- a CDS encoding DUF3854 domain-containing protein produces MCATLIKAMQHPTAAFETEFTHASGIHPDLYATAVRVVGDLESQTAGEAEAPIHDALNWRYRRFGLKANQAIVAALLLNEDGSCWQAKLSDPKQDKKSGKLRKYETPVGNGARAFLPPVPLQLRQVYGWNIPAGGSFWDWIAAHPEIPIVLTEGGKKALAALSQGYVTIALYGINAGVSKYETIAGERIRKLQTELIPDLQRFALPDRRFILAFDQDVKPRTRHKVEAALADLSWHLERSGATVHVAAWDGQNGRCKGLDDLIVNAGVEAWASAYAAALPAHEWRIGRQLAAQVKRQPDLHISDREFAAVANDLPRAGVIALYGGKGTGKSEAIAQLLEGRPWLSFTPLVSLGRDQAASWGGVFINDGDAIGSQLLKEGAPVQGASVCIPSLLKVQRIASEILILDELTATLEFLLSSKLANKDGLRPLLLAEFIHRVQTADLVILADADLSEEAIQYIETIRGERAYLVRSDRKALTYAATILDAPLNSAIATLMERVAVLPEEQLIYINSDSKALADSLARMLEAQGVKSLLITSETSGGELESDFLAGKGASLPVLLPMGIRAIITSPTVTQGFSIKSHTEQIDSVWGFYKGGSITAHAMAQALDRVRSNDVPRFVHVAKKGSAYSKLSQAQTVTAFLKEFKQISKAAVRLTRHSLAPDVLTKAEGIDWQSQNCQMLAALEVRRNRGMVALKDTLVALLRQEGKPVTMLKPKVTQAEIKAAGEALKTARNQAKLLHANAVAQARPIDDAQAKQLSEKTEALTPEETLSLTRWQLSKFYQLEDLTAADVLFDRAGRTQQQFLTLEAALSHATAIARSAKTITQNVETPQDWSRCAVRRWLLEQAGMTTLIARIMAREVDDLTPEQTEPIALFIRHHATEFRMGFGFSKLDAMSNQQIIGILLASCGIKTRRHRRRGTYSIDQAHLALLLAVLQRRQQADPHPLSKEMNTEVWISAEAPETASVATDSTQTIAVEIPPLEGELVDWGQERVSRTA; encoded by the coding sequence ATGTGTGCGACCTTGATTAAAGCAATGCAGCATCCAACGGCTGCTTTTGAGACGGAATTCACTCACGCTTCTGGGATTCACCCCGATTTATACGCCACGGCAGTCCGCGTCGTTGGCGATTTGGAAAGTCAGACCGCCGGGGAAGCCGAAGCCCCGATCCATGACGCACTCAACTGGCGTTACCGTCGCTTCGGCCTCAAGGCCAATCAAGCCATCGTCGCTGCCTTGCTGCTGAATGAAGATGGCTCCTGCTGGCAGGCGAAGTTATCGGATCCAAAACAGGATAAAAAGTCGGGCAAGCTGCGGAAATACGAAACCCCCGTTGGCAATGGCGCACGCGCCTTTCTGCCTCCGGTTCCGTTGCAACTGCGACAGGTCTATGGCTGGAACATACCCGCAGGGGGATCCTTCTGGGATTGGATCGCTGCCCATCCTGAAATCCCCATTGTCCTGACTGAAGGGGGCAAGAAAGCCCTCGCCGCACTGTCACAGGGCTATGTGACGATCGCGCTCTATGGGATTAACGCCGGCGTCAGCAAGTACGAGACGATCGCGGGTGAGCGGATCCGCAAGCTCCAGACAGAATTGATTCCTGACTTGCAACGCTTTGCCCTCCCCGATCGACGTTTCATCCTCGCCTTTGACCAAGATGTAAAGCCCAGAACCCGGCATAAGGTTGAAGCGGCCCTCGCGGATCTATCGTGGCACCTTGAGCGATCGGGGGCCACCGTCCACGTCGCGGCCTGGGATGGTCAAAACGGACGCTGCAAAGGTCTCGATGACCTGATCGTGAATGCGGGGGTGGAGGCTTGGGCATCCGCTTACGCGGCGGCGCTCCCGGCCCACGAATGGCGGATCGGGCGACAACTGGCAGCTCAGGTTAAACGGCAACCAGACTTACACATCAGCGATCGGGAATTTGCAGCCGTTGCCAACGATTTGCCCCGAGCTGGGGTTATCGCCCTCTATGGCGGCAAAGGAACAGGCAAATCCGAAGCGATCGCCCAGTTGTTGGAGGGGCGGCCTTGGCTCTCATTCACGCCACTGGTCAGTCTGGGGCGTGACCAAGCCGCATCTTGGGGTGGGGTGTTCATTAACGATGGTGACGCGATCGGCTCCCAACTGCTCAAGGAAGGGGCACCCGTGCAAGGGGCGTCTGTCTGTATCCCTTCTCTGCTCAAAGTCCAACGGATCGCGAGCGAGATTCTGATTCTCGACGAGCTGACGGCGACCCTGGAATTCTTGCTCAGTTCCAAACTGGCGAATAAGGATGGACTTCGCCCCTTACTCCTCGCTGAATTTATCCATCGAGTCCAGACCGCTGACCTAGTTATCCTGGCTGATGCGGATTTGTCCGAGGAAGCGATCCAATATATCGAAACGATTCGGGGGGAACGTGCCTACTTGGTTAGGAGCGATCGTAAAGCATTAACCTACGCCGCCACGATTCTCGACGCACCCTTGAACTCCGCGATCGCGACGCTGATGGAACGGGTTGCGGTACTGCCTGAAGAGCAACTGATTTACATCAACTCGGATAGCAAAGCCTTGGCCGATAGCCTCGCTCGAATGCTGGAAGCGCAGGGGGTCAAGAGCCTGCTGATTACCAGTGAGACTAGCGGCGGGGAGCTCGAATCCGACTTCCTCGCCGGCAAGGGCGCAAGTCTGCCAGTCTTACTGCCGATGGGAATCAGGGCAATTATCACCAGTCCCACCGTAACCCAAGGGTTCAGTATCAAATCCCACACTGAGCAGATTGATTCCGTCTGGGGCTTCTACAAAGGCGGCAGCATTACCGCCCATGCCATGGCCCAAGCCCTCGATCGGGTACGGTCAAATGATGTGCCCCGCTTTGTCCATGTCGCGAAAAAGGGTTCAGCCTATAGCAAGCTGAGTCAGGCCCAAACCGTCACGGCCTTCCTCAAGGAATTCAAGCAAATTAGCAAAGCAGCAGTACGATTGACGCGGCATAGTCTCGCGCCTGATGTCTTAACCAAGGCCGAAGGCATCGATTGGCAGTCGCAGAACTGCCAGATGTTGGCGGCGCTGGAGGTGCGGCGGAATCGCGGGATGGTAGCGTTGAAAGACACCTTAGTCGCATTGTTGCGGCAGGAAGGAAAACCCGTCACCATGCTCAAACCGAAAGTCACCCAGGCGGAAATCAAGGCCGCTGGGGAAGCCCTCAAAACCGCCCGCAACCAGGCAAAGCTACTCCATGCCAACGCGGTGGCTCAGGCCAGACCGATCGATGATGCCCAGGCCAAACAACTCTCCGAGAAAACGGAAGCCCTCACACCCGAAGAAACCCTTAGCCTGACTCGCTGGCAGTTGAGCAAGTTCTATCAGCTGGAGGATCTAACAGCGGCGGATGTGCTGTTCGATCGAGCGGGGCGCACCCAACAGCAATTTCTCACCCTGGAAGCGGCACTCTCCCATGCCACCGCGATCGCGCGTAGTGCCAAGACGATTACCCAAAATGTTGAGACGCCTCAGGATTGGAGTCGCTGTGCGGTGCGCCGCTGGTTACTGGAACAGGCGGGCATGACCACACTGATCGCCCGGATTATGGCGCGGGAAGTGGACGATCTGACCCCGGAACAGACCGAACCGATCGCGTTGTTCATTCGCCATCATGCCACGGAGTTTCGCATGGGGTTTGGTTTTAGCAAGCTCGATGCGATGTCGAATCAGCAGATTATTGGCATCTTGCTGGCGAGCTGTGGGATTAAGACCCGACGACACCGGCGACGGGGCACGTACAGCATTGACCAGGCGCATCTGGCCTTGTTGTTGGCGGTGCTGCAACGGCGTCAGCAAGCCGATCCACATCCCTTAAGCAAAGAGATGAATACCGAGGTCTGGATCAGTGCTGAAGCCCCAGAAACTGCCAGTGTTGCGACCGATTCGACCCAGACGATTGCAGTGGAGATCCCGCCATTAGAAGGCGAGTTAGTTGATTGGGGCCAAGAGAGGGTGAGTCGAACGGCTTGA
- a CDS encoding ParA family protein, translating to MIITVVSFKGGVGKTTTAVHIAESLSHRRGRRVVLGDGDLNRTALNWYQRGLSNGLDVGFTVFDGDEDPPEDYTDLVIDTPARPDDDEIIRLANFSDLMLIPTSPAPGAIEAAIGTLTRLSGISQSRYRVLLTLVPPRPSQRGLKAQEALKESGIPTFKGMIQRRDVFMDAELEGFPVGRMKGTVAKLGAADYDKIGREVWQLTKERR from the coding sequence ATGATCATTACTGTTGTAAGTTTCAAGGGCGGAGTTGGTAAAACCACAACTGCCGTGCATATTGCAGAGTCCCTCAGTCATCGGCGTGGTCGGCGTGTTGTTCTGGGTGATGGTGATTTGAATAGAACTGCATTGAATTGGTATCAGCGTGGTTTATCGAATGGTTTAGATGTTGGGTTTACAGTATTTGATGGGGATGAGGACCCGCCAGAGGATTACACTGATTTGGTGATTGATACCCCAGCACGGCCTGATGACGATGAGATTATTCGATTGGCTAATTTTTCTGATTTGATGCTGATTCCGACAAGTCCTGCACCGGGGGCGATCGAGGCCGCAATTGGGACACTGACTCGTTTATCTGGAATATCTCAGAGTCGTTATCGGGTACTGTTGACGCTAGTTCCCCCACGCCCGTCTCAACGTGGTTTGAAGGCTCAGGAAGCACTCAAGGAATCGGGCATCCCGACTTTCAAGGGGATGATTCAGAGGCGTGACGTATTTATGGATGCGGAACTAGAAGGTTTTCCTGTCGGCAGGATGAAGGGAACGGTTGCAAAATTAGGTGCGGCTGATTATGACAAAATTGGACGTGAAGTTTGGCAATTAACGAAAGAGAGGAGATAA